The genome window TTGGCTTGTGTGCCGGATGCCGACCGCGACGCGATCCGCTTGCGTCTGGAAGAAATTGCAGCCGACATTCTGGTGGATGTGCGGCTACTGGATTGAGGCTGTGGATTAGTTCCCGTGTGTATGGGGACGGGCGTCCTCGATTTCCTCGTTGCTGTGATGGTGGCCGAGGCGCTTGGTCTCGACTTTCATCAGCAGTGAAATGACCAGTGCCAGCGCGATCATGCCGCCAAAGACGTAGAGGCTCTGCTGGTAGCTGTGCGTTTTTTCATATACGTAAGAATTGAGCAAGGGGCCGACGATCCCGGCCATGGACCAAGCCGTCAGGATATAACCAAGCACGGTGGGCATGGACTTGAGGCCGAAGAGATCGCTGATGTAGGCGGGAATGGTGGAGAACCCGCCGCCGTAACAGGTAAGGATCAGGAAGGTGACCGCCATGAAGGCGAAAGGTGTTCCGGTGAGGTTGGCCAGCAGAGGGAATGCTGCGATCTCGATGACAAAGAAGGCGATAAAGGTATTGGCCCGTCCGATTTTATCCGAGAGGGTTGCCCAGGCGATACGGCCGAGGCCGTTGAAAAGGGAGATCCCCATGACCATCAGGTTTGCCATGCTGTCGGAGAGGTGGACCATTTCGTAGCCCATCTTCTTGGCGGTTGCGATGACCGCGATCCCGCAGGTGGCATTGAGGAACAGCATGAGCCAGAGCCCATAGAATCCCGGAATGCGGACGGCCTCGCGTGCGGTCCGTTCATGCATGACGGTGGCACTGGCTTTCGGGTTTGTGCTGGACGCAAACTTTTTCTCGTAGCCTTCGGGCGGCACGGCGATGTAGAGCGAAGACGGTACCATGACGAAGAGGTAGATGGCTCCGAGTAGATAGAATGCGCGGCAGATGGACTGCTTGTCGTAGATCAGGGTCGTCCGGTAGTGCTCGGTTAACGATTTCAGTTCGCCATATTCCTCGTTGTCAGTGATGCCGGCATGGGTCAGTTCCTGCAGGCGCTTGCTTTGGGCCTTGAAGGATTCGATGTCGGGGGCACCCGCCAGCAGATCCGCCGCTTGTTCGGGGCTGTCTTTCTTCGCCAGGTAATACTCGTGGGCTGAGATTTCCTTATCGAGCACGATTTCGGCCTGTGGCGGGGCAAACTGGTCGATCAGTTTCGCGCAGATCAGACCGCCAAAGCCGAAACCCATGATGGCGAGTCCGGTGGCGAGCCCACGGCGGTCCGGGAACCATTTAACCAAGGTAGAGACGGGAGTGATGTAGCCGACGCCCAGGCCGATCCCGCTGATGACTCCGAAGCAAAGATAGAAGAGCCAAAGGTTTTCGAGTGTGCAGGCGATGCCGGCTCCGATCAGCCCGCAGCAGAAAAAGGCGGCTGCGATCAGTCCTCCTTTGCGTGGGCCTTGGCTTTGGATGAAGCGACCGAGGAAGGCGGCTGACAAGCCCAGGCAGAAGATCGCGATACTGAAGGCCATCGAGGTCTTGGTGGAAGACCAACCGAAAGTATTCTCCAAGGGCATTTTCCATGCGCTGTAGGCATAGATGGATCCGATGGAAGTTTGGATGCCGACGGCGGATGCCGCGATGAGCCAACGATTCTTTGTCTTCATAAATTCAGTGCGGGTTGCGGGAGTCGGGAAGCAGAATCGTAGATCGGTCAGTGTCGCGGCACGCCTTCGCCTTGAGCTTTGACGGCGGCGTTACGCGGTAGGTTGCGGTCCTATATGGCGTCGATGCCGAAGCTGGCGAATATGTTGCGGGCCCGGTCGATTTGGCCCGCAGTCGGAGTCGGCGTGTGGGTGAGGCGGTAGGGAATGCCGCTTTGACGGTACTTGTCTTCACCCATTTTATGGAAGGGGAGGATTTCCATGCGCTCAACATTGGACAGTGTTGCGACGAATTCGGCCACTCCGGCGATATTGCGTTCGTTGTCGGTGAGGCCGGGGACCAGTACGAAGCGGATCCACGCCGGCTTGTTCATTTCGGCAAGACGTTTGGCGAAGCGGAGGGTCGGGTCGATGCAGACGCCGGTGACAAACTTGTAGGTCATCGGGCTCCAGCTCTTGAGGTCGAGCAGGACCAGGTCCACGTTCTCGAGTAGTTCGTCGCTGGCCTTGTGTCCGACGAATCCGGAGGTATCCAAGGCGGTATGAAGTCCGGCTTCTTTTGCGCCCTTGAAGACCGCATGCACGAACTCGGACTGGATGAGCGGTTCACCGCCGCTGATGGTGAGTCCGCCCTTCTTCAGGAAATTCTTGTATTTGAGGATGTCGTCCAGCGCCTCACCCGCGGTTTTTACCTCGCCGCAGGGCTTTCCTTGTGCGTCGGGGTTGTGGCAGTACTGACAACGCAAGGGGCAACCGGAAAGGAAGAGCACATAGCGTAGGCCGGGACCGTCCACCGTGCCGCAGGTTTCGACGGAGTGGATGTGGCCGGGTGTATCAAGGCCGGGGACCTCAAGAAGGGTGCTGCTTGTGTTGGCATAAGTGTCGATGTTGTTGAGCATGTGACCAAAGGGTTGAGTGGTGAGTAGTTCTGTTTCCGGACCGGAGAGGGCCGGACAGTGGTCGTGTTGGATTTGGGAAAAGGGCAGGCCCGCATCGGCATCGGGCCTGCCCGGAAGGAGCGTTCCTTAGATGGAATCGTGGAAGGTCCGGGTGATGACGTCCATCTGCTGCTCACGGGTGAGCTTGATGAAGTTCACGGCGTAACCGGAGACACGGACGGTGAGCTGCGGGTACTTTTCAGGATGTTCCATGGCGTCGATCAGGGTTTCCTTTTCGAAGACGTTCACGTTGATGTGGTGACCGGCTTCGGCGAAGTAGCCGTCGAGGAGATTGCAGAGGTTGCCGACGCGCTCGTTGTCGGTTTTGCCCAGAGCCTTCGGCACGATGGAGAAGGTATAGGAAATACCGTCCTGTGAGTGCTCGTAGGGGAGCTTGGCAACGGAAGCCATGGAGGCGACGGCACCCTTCTTGTCGCGGCCGTGCATCGGATTTGCGCCGGGGGCGAAAGGTTCGCCCAACTTGCGGCCGTCCGGAGTGCTGCCGGTCTTCTTGCCATACACCACATTGGAAGTGATGGTCAGGACAGACTGTGTCGGCACGGAGTTCCGGTAAGTCGGCTGCTTGCGGACCTTGTCCATGAAGCGCTCGACCAGATCCTTGGCGAAGGCATCCACACGTTCGTCGTTGTTGCCGTAGGCAGGATACTCGCCTTCGACTTCGTAATCCACTGCGAGGCCTTCGTCGTTACGGATGACCTTCACCTTGGCATGCTTCACTGCGGAGAGCGAGTCGGCAGCGACAGAAAGGCCGGCGATACCGGTTGCCATGGTGCGGAGGATGACCGGATCGTGCAGGGCCATCATGATGTTTTCCGCACAATACTTGTCGTGCATGTAGTGGATGATGTTCAGTGCCTTCACATAGGTGGCGGCAAGCCAGTCCATCATCTTGTCGAAGCGGGCCATGAGATCGTCGAACTCAAGGTAGTCGCCGGTGAAAGCGTCGCAGGCCGGAGCGATTTGGTCGCCGCTCTTTTCGTCCTTACCACCGTTGATCGCGTAGAGCATGGCTTTGGCAAGGTTGGCGCGGGCGCCGAAAAACTGCATTTGCTTGCCGATGCGCATCGCGGAAACACAGCAGGCGATGCCATAGTCGTCGCCCCAATACGGACGCATGAGGTCGTCGTTTTCGTATTGGATGGAGCTGGTTTCGATCGAAACCTTGGCGCAGAAATCCTTGAAGCCTTGCGGAAGCTCCTGTGCCCAGAGAACGGTCAGGTTCGGTTCCGGAGCCGGTCCGAGATTGTAAAGGGTTTGCAGGACGCGGAAGCTGGATTTCGTCACCAGGGAGCGGCCGTCTTCACCCATACCGCCGATGCTTTCGGTCACCCATGTCGGGTCACCGGAGAAGAGTTCGTCGTAGTCGGGTGTGCGGATGAAGCGCACGATGCGCATCTTCATCACGAGGTGGTCGATGATTTCCTGAGCGGCTTCTTCAGTCAGAGTGCCTTCGGCGAAATCACGTTCGAAGTAGATGTCGAAGAAGGTTGCGGTGCGGCCGAAGGACATGGCAGCGCCGTTTTGGTCCTTAACGGCACCGAGGTAACCGAAGTAAGTCCATTGGACGGCTTCCTTTGCGTTCTTGGCCGGCAGTGAAATGTCCAGACCGTAGGCGGCTGCCATTGTCTTGAGATCCTTGAGAGCCTTGATTTGGTCCTGGGTTTCTTCGCGCTCGCGCACCCAGTCTTCGGTGAATGCTTCGTTTTGAGTCGCCTTGATCTGTGCCTTCTTGTCTGCAATCAGGCGGTCGATACCGTAGAGTGCGACGCGGCGGTAGTCGCCGATGATCCGGCCGCGGCCGTAGCCGTCCGGAAGGCCGGTCACGATACCGGCGCTGCGGGCCTTGCGGATATCGTCGGTGTAGCAGGCAAAGACGCCGTCATTGTGGGTCTTGCGGTGCTTGAGGAAAATGTCCGCTGTTTCGGCATCCATTTCGCGGCCGTGGGCCTCGAGCGCCTTTTGAGCGATGCGCAATCCGCCGTAAGGCATCATGGCGCGCTTCAGCGGCTTGTCGGTTTGAACCCCGACAATTTGCTCAAGGGCTTGGTCGATGTAGCCGGCGCCGTGTGAAGCGACCGTACCAACGACTTTAGTGTCAGCATCGAGCACACCACCGGCATCGCGTTCTTGCTTGAGCAGCTCTTTCAGCTCATCCCAGAGCTTATCCGTGCGAGCCGACGGCCCCTTGAGGAACGAGTAGTCACCATCATAGGGCTTATAGTTCTTTTGGATGAAGTCGCGGACATCTATGCTGTCCTGCCAAGCGCCTTCGGAGAAGGACCGCCAAGCATCGGCTTGCGTTGAAACGGGTGAGGCCGTGTCAGTCGTCGTGTTCATAACAGTTGGTATGTTGTGTCGTTAGCTGTGTTTCTTAGACGGGTGTATTACGAAACGTAATCTTATACACAAACCAGTTGAAGCATTACTTATCCAGTTCAAAGTTATGGTTAGTACAGCTAATAAGGCTGCATTATTCAACGGATTAAAAATACTGGCCGTGTGCTATGCGACCGCCTGGCCGACGCCCCTCTGTTTGATCGTCTATGAGGCGATCACGACGGCTGCTTTCACTTGAGAGCGACCGAACTGCGCCATTTTCGCAAAATCGCCCAGAAGCATGGGGATGTTCATCCGGTCTGTCTCGGTTTCGTGCGCCTCATGGTCGACCGAGGGATCGTTGAAGAAGACAAAACGATCGCTGTATCCGGTAATGACCACCCAATGAGGCGCTTTTTCGCCGTAGAGCCGGTAGGAGCTGATCAATACGAGGATGAGGGCGCCCGCATCCAAGTGTTTTTGTAGCTGCTGGATCCCCAGAGCCTTCCGGTGAAAAGGGATACCTGCTTCTTTGCAGCGGGCCTTGAAATCGGCATGCACCCGGAGCAGCACTTCTTTCTTCATGGGGTTGCGGACACCGTCGAGGAACAGCGGGCCGTCCCGGCTGACATAGATTTCCGGTTTGAATCCACGGGCGTGGGCGGCCAAGGCCAGGCCGCGGGGTCCGCAGCCGCCGTGTCCGGAAGTCATGAAGATGGTAGTGGCCTCACGCCAGAGCTGTAGTTCATCGCTGGGGCGGCACTGGTAATCTTCGGAGAGTGCCGCCATGGCCATCATTAAAGATGCCGGCCCGCAGGTGAACTCGGTGGTTTGCGCATAGTAGGGAACGGGGGTTTGTGTGGCCGGCGATTCGATACGAATGCGCTTTTCGTAGCGCAGTGCGTCCTCGTGGTCCTCGTAGTAATTCGCCCAAGTCTCGAATTCCCGATAGCCGCGGTTCTGGTAGAACTGTATTGCCTCCAGGTTGTCGCGTCGGACCTCCAGGCGCGAATAGAGGCAATCATGCGTTCGGGCTTCGGTTTCTGCGGCTTTGAGCAAAGCGTCGCCGATCCCCCTGCGGCGGGAATCGGCGTCGACCGCCATTGAATAAATCCGGGCGAGGGAGGTGCCTTTGTGGAAGAGTGTCAGGACGTAGCCTTTGAGTTCGCCATTATAAGATGCAATCAACAGTGAGGCGTTTCCCTTTGAGAGCATCCATTGGAAATTCCGGCGGGTGAGGCGATCCGTTTCAAAGCAGTCGTTTTCCAGCGCGACGAGTGTGTCGATCTGGTGTTTGTCAGCAGGCTGGATGTCTAGGTTTGCCCTCACACTTAATGTATTCGGTGCATGTCTAGTGCCTTGCTGTGGAATTTGCAATCAGCCGCAGCGTAGGCGCGTGCTTATCCCGGGTAGCGCTGGTGCATCGCCGCGAGGGGGAAGTTCTTGCCGGGGCAAACTGTTTGTTCGCCCCGCAATTCCTTGTGGCCTGCAAAGTGGATCGCCTTCGGAATGACTTGGCCGCGCAGCCAGTCCATCAGTTGGGTAAAGGCATCGAGTTGACGCTTGGTCGGGTGTTCCTTTTCGAAATTGCCGACCAGGCAGATCCCGATCGCGGTCAAATTGATCTTGTAGCTTTTGACGTGTCCTCCCAGCAGCTGCTTCTGCCAGCGGGGGCCGATCTCGATTTCCCCGTCGCCGGAATCGATGCCGTTGCCGATCACAAAATGGTAGGCCAGGCCGTTTTTCATGCCGCGTCGGCGATGTTCGCGGTCGTAGGCGGCGGCGTTCCCGTATTTGATCGCACTGTGGTGGACGACGATGCGCCTCCAGTTGTCCACCCGCACGGGAATCTTGCTGGTTTGGGCCCGGACGGCTCCCAGAAGGTCGGTGCTGGGTGCTGCGTCGGCGGGAATTGACAGTTTTTGGCCGACCCGGATGAGATCGCTGTTGAGTTTGTTCGCGTTCTTGATGGCCCGAACGCTGGTGCCGAAGCGCAGCGCAATATGTCCGAGCGTGTCGCCTTTCTGCACGGTATAGGTGCTGCCTGCCGTCAGGTGAACCGGCAGTGCCGTGACGGCCGCGGCTGTCAGCCCCATTTTTGTCAGGAATTCTCTGCGGGAGAGGGTCATTTGAGGGAAGGATGGTTACCGGAAACTCGGGGGATTGTAAAGAATGGGACCGGAGTCAGCCTAATATTCTCCGGTGTGTGTGTACGGTTTTGGCAAATTGTTAGCTTATTTTGGCGTTAGGCTCGGGTTTTTGCATGTTTTATGCTCTATGCTGGTACTATGATTCAAGCTACTGATGGCTATAAGGAGGCATCAAAGCCCTTGGCGGATTCCCCGATTCAGAAAATCCTTGAGAGTCTACATTCGGAATTGGCGAAAAATCATGAGGGTGAGGTAGCGACTTATATCCCCGAGCTGGGCAAGGCGGATTCGAACTGGTTTGGGGTCTGTCTGGTCACTGCGGACGGCCAGGTCTAC of Coraliomargarita parva contains these proteins:
- a CDS encoding OFA family MFS transporter, which gives rise to MKTKNRWLIAASAVGIQTSIGSIYAYSAWKMPLENTFGWSSTKTSMAFSIAIFCLGLSAAFLGRFIQSQGPRKGGLIAAAFFCCGLIGAGIACTLENLWLFYLCFGVISGIGLGVGYITPVSTLVKWFPDRRGLATGLAIMGFGFGGLICAKLIDQFAPPQAEIVLDKEISAHEYYLAKKDSPEQAADLLAGAPDIESFKAQSKRLQELTHAGITDNEEYGELKSLTEHYRTTLIYDKQSICRAFYLLGAIYLFVMVPSSLYIAVPPEGYEKKFASSTNPKASATVMHERTAREAVRIPGFYGLWLMLFLNATCGIAVIATAKKMGYEMVHLSDSMANLMVMGISLFNGLGRIAWATLSDKIGRANTFIAFFVIEIAAFPLLANLTGTPFAFMAVTFLILTCYGGGFSTIPAYISDLFGLKSMPTVLGYILTAWSMAGIVGPLLNSYVYEKTHSYQQSLYVFGGMIALALVISLLMKVETKRLGHHHSNEEIEDARPHTHGN
- the pflA gene encoding pyruvate formate-lyase-activating protein → MLNNIDTYANTSSTLLEVPGLDTPGHIHSVETCGTVDGPGLRYVLFLSGCPLRCQYCHNPDAQGKPCGEVKTAGEALDDILKYKNFLKKGGLTISGGEPLIQSEFVHAVFKGAKEAGLHTALDTSGFVGHKASDELLENVDLVLLDLKSWSPMTYKFVTGVCIDPTLRFAKRLAEMNKPAWIRFVLVPGLTDNERNIAGVAEFVATLSNVERMEILPFHKMGEDKYRQSGIPYRLTHTPTPTAGQIDRARNIFASFGIDAI
- the pflB gene encoding formate C-acetyltransferase; this encodes MNTTTDTASPVSTQADAWRSFSEGAWQDSIDVRDFIQKNYKPYDGDYSFLKGPSARTDKLWDELKELLKQERDAGGVLDADTKVVGTVASHGAGYIDQALEQIVGVQTDKPLKRAMMPYGGLRIAQKALEAHGREMDAETADIFLKHRKTHNDGVFACYTDDIRKARSAGIVTGLPDGYGRGRIIGDYRRVALYGIDRLIADKKAQIKATQNEAFTEDWVREREETQDQIKALKDLKTMAAAYGLDISLPAKNAKEAVQWTYFGYLGAVKDQNGAAMSFGRTATFFDIYFERDFAEGTLTEEAAQEIIDHLVMKMRIVRFIRTPDYDELFSGDPTWVTESIGGMGEDGRSLVTKSSFRVLQTLYNLGPAPEPNLTVLWAQELPQGFKDFCAKVSIETSSIQYENDDLMRPYWGDDYGIACCVSAMRIGKQMQFFGARANLAKAMLYAINGGKDEKSGDQIAPACDAFTGDYLEFDDLMARFDKMMDWLAATYVKALNIIHYMHDKYCAENIMMALHDPVILRTMATGIAGLSVAADSLSAVKHAKVKVIRNDEGLAVDYEVEGEYPAYGNNDERVDAFAKDLVERFMDKVRKQPTYRNSVPTQSVLTITSNVVYGKKTGSTPDGRKLGEPFAPGANPMHGRDKKGAVASMASVAKLPYEHSQDGISYTFSIVPKALGKTDNERVGNLCNLLDGYFAEAGHHINVNVFEKETLIDAMEHPEKYPQLTVRVSGYAVNFIKLTREQQMDVITRTFHDSI
- a CDS encoding GNAT family N-acetyltransferase/peptidase C39 family protein; the protein is MRANLDIQPADKHQIDTLVALENDCFETDRLTRRNFQWMLSKGNASLLIASYNGELKGYVLTLFHKGTSLARIYSMAVDADSRRRGIGDALLKAAETEARTHDCLYSRLEVRRDNLEAIQFYQNRGYREFETWANYYEDHEDALRYEKRIRIESPATQTPVPYYAQTTEFTCGPASLMMAMAALSEDYQCRPSDELQLWREATTIFMTSGHGGCGPRGLALAAHARGFKPEIYVSRDGPLFLDGVRNPMKKEVLLRVHADFKARCKEAGIPFHRKALGIQQLQKHLDAGALILVLISSYRLYGEKAPHWVVITGYSDRFVFFNDPSVDHEAHETETDRMNIPMLLGDFAKMAQFGRSQVKAAVVIAS
- a CDS encoding LysM peptidoglycan-binding domain-containing protein: MTLSRREFLTKMGLTAAAVTALPVHLTAGSTYTVQKGDTLGHIALRFGTSVRAIKNANKLNSDLIRVGQKLSIPADAAPSTDLLGAVRAQTSKIPVRVDNWRRIVVHHSAIKYGNAAAYDREHRRRGMKNGLAYHFVIGNGIDSGDGEIEIGPRWQKQLLGGHVKSYKINLTAIGICLVGNFEKEHPTKRQLDAFTQLMDWLRGQVIPKAIHFAGHKELRGEQTVCPGKNFPLAAMHQRYPG